One stretch of Amycolatopsis tolypomycina DNA includes these proteins:
- a CDS encoding bifunctional lysylphosphatidylglycerol flippase/synthetase MprF codes for MLARRLPFTSSVTLAMLALAVATGALWNAAEDRAAYPFVAYGLPSLEAGRWWTMFTGPFFAVIPWYYVPMVGSFALFAGFAEWKLGTRRAMAVTIGGQFVSVLVATQFLALCRNSGWLWAERVAGSLDVGFSGGALAAVAVASATLRPPWALRLRAGLCVYAGVAIVYVGTLADLVHFFALLLALPLGKRLVGARRAAGQAAPNLREWRVLAVAGLLLLTIAEIVMFLVPGDGPFGSDDGVSLTAPELGILVLLVVPMINGLRKGGRVAWRWAVALSAFVTLQGLAVATALGVADIFGGDYDVAGLPLFFVDNLLWTVELGVLIAARHAFRVPSRRRLRRHAQGPGPALARTLLGRHGGSTLSWMTTWPRNTYFVREDGRSYLAYRRHAGVAVALGDPIAPDGTEAATVTEFAAMCENSGLVPCVFSATEATVAATRELGWQHVQVAEDNVLDLEGLEFRGKAWQDVRSALNKAAKQDIEFRLVRLADQPEPILAQVRALSEEWMSGKAMPEMGFTLGGVDEAMDPATRVGLAVDAEGTVHGVTSWLPVYTGAGKVGGWTLDVMRRSAHGFRPVMEFLIASACLAFREEGARFVSLSGAPLARSDSGTPARSVDRVLESLGRVMEPYYGFRSLHAFKAKFQPRHVPLYLAFRDEADLPRIGLALSRAYLPDVRLRQLAKLVSSSRAR; via the coding sequence GTGCTCGCACGGCGGCTGCCGTTCACCAGCAGTGTCACACTCGCCATGCTGGCGCTGGCCGTCGCGACCGGGGCGCTGTGGAACGCGGCCGAAGACCGCGCGGCCTACCCGTTCGTCGCCTACGGGCTGCCATCGCTGGAGGCGGGCCGGTGGTGGACCATGTTCACCGGGCCGTTCTTCGCCGTCATCCCTTGGTATTACGTCCCGATGGTCGGCAGCTTCGCGCTCTTCGCCGGCTTCGCCGAGTGGAAGCTGGGAACGCGGCGCGCGATGGCCGTGACCATCGGCGGCCAGTTCGTCTCGGTGCTCGTCGCGACCCAGTTCCTCGCGCTGTGCCGCAACTCCGGCTGGCTGTGGGCCGAGCGGGTCGCAGGCAGCCTCGACGTCGGGTTCTCCGGCGGCGCGCTCGCCGCGGTGGCGGTCGCCAGCGCAACGCTGCGGCCGCCGTGGGCGCTGCGCCTGCGGGCCGGGTTGTGCGTGTATGCCGGGGTCGCGATCGTCTACGTCGGCACGCTGGCCGACCTCGTGCACTTCTTCGCGCTGCTGCTGGCCCTTCCGCTCGGCAAGCGCCTGGTGGGCGCGCGGCGGGCGGCCGGGCAGGCGGCGCCGAACCTGCGGGAGTGGCGGGTGCTGGCCGTGGCCGGCCTGCTGCTGCTCACCATCGCCGAGATCGTCATGTTCCTGGTGCCCGGCGACGGCCCGTTCGGTTCCGACGACGGCGTTTCCCTGACGGCGCCGGAGCTCGGCATCCTGGTCCTGCTGGTGGTGCCGATGATCAACGGGCTGCGCAAGGGCGGCCGCGTCGCGTGGCGCTGGGCCGTCGCGCTCTCGGCGTTCGTGACGCTGCAGGGCCTGGCCGTCGCGACGGCGCTGGGCGTGGCCGACATCTTCGGCGGCGACTACGACGTCGCCGGCCTGCCGCTGTTCTTCGTGGACAATCTCTTGTGGACGGTCGAGCTGGGCGTGCTGATCGCCGCCCGGCACGCCTTCCGCGTGCCGTCGCGCCGCCGGCTGCGGCGCCACGCGCAGGGCCCGGGGCCGGCCCTGGCCCGCACCCTGCTCGGCCGCCACGGCGGCAGCACGCTGTCGTGGATGACGACCTGGCCGCGCAACACCTACTTCGTCCGTGAGGACGGCCGCTCGTACCTCGCCTACCGCCGGCACGCGGGCGTCGCGGTCGCCCTCGGCGACCCGATCGCCCCGGACGGCACGGAAGCGGCCACGGTCACCGAGTTCGCCGCGATGTGCGAGAACTCCGGCCTGGTGCCGTGCGTGTTCTCGGCGACGGAAGCCACCGTCGCGGCGACGCGCGAGCTGGGCTGGCAGCACGTCCAGGTCGCCGAGGACAACGTGCTCGACCTCGAAGGCCTCGAGTTCCGCGGCAAGGCGTGGCAGGACGTCCGGTCGGCGCTGAACAAGGCGGCCAAGCAGGACATCGAGTTCCGGCTCGTGCGCCTGGCCGACCAGCCCGAGCCGATCCTCGCGCAGGTCCGGGCGCTGTCGGAGGAGTGGATGTCCGGCAAGGCCATGCCGGAGATGGGCTTCACCCTCGGCGGCGTCGACGAGGCGATGGACCCGGCCACCCGGGTCGGCCTGGCGGTCGACGCGGAGGGCACGGTCCACGGCGTGACGTCGTGGCTGCCGGTGTACACGGGGGCGGGCAAGGTCGGCGGCTGGACGCTGGACGTCATGCGCCGCAGCGCACACGGTTTCCGCCCGGTGATGGAGTTCCTGATCGCGTCGGCGTGCCTGGCGTTCCGCGAGGAGGGCGCCCGGTTCGTGTCGCTGTCGGGCGCCCCGCTGGCCCGCAGTGACTCCGGCACGCCGGCGCGTTCGGTGGACCGGGTCCTGGAGTCGCTGGGCCGCGTGATGGAGCCGTACTACGGATTCCGTTCCCTGCACGCGTTCAAGGCGAAGTTCCAGCCGCGGCACGTCCCGCTGTACTTGGCTTTCCGCGACGAGGCAGACCTGCCGCGCATCGGCCTGGCCCTGAGCCGGGCGTACCTGCCGGACGTCCGCCTGCGGCAGCTGGCCAAGCTGGTCAGCAGTTCCCGAGCTCGTTAG
- a CDS encoding HAD family hydrolase, with protein MTRKRLVLWDIDHTLVDFSELGAAWYGTAFTAATGAPLRVHPVFGGRTERATTTDLLTANGFEAAEETVQALFKALVAESERHRHTFAETARALPGAAEALAAFAEGGDVVQTLVTGNLPEISRHKLVPFGLDEHLDLEIGGYGTLSVHRPDLVPHAVGLAAAKHGTEFGADAVVVIGDTPNDVKAAVDNGAVSVAVATGHFSAEELKAAGAHTVLPDLADTDAVRQAVCR; from the coding sequence GGAAGCGGCTGGTGCTCTGGGACATCGACCACACGCTCGTGGACTTCTCCGAACTGGGCGCGGCCTGGTACGGGACGGCGTTCACCGCCGCGACCGGCGCGCCCCTGCGCGTGCACCCGGTCTTCGGGGGCCGCACGGAACGCGCGACGACAACCGACCTGCTCACCGCGAACGGCTTCGAGGCCGCGGAGGAGACGGTCCAGGCGCTGTTCAAGGCACTGGTGGCGGAGTCGGAACGCCACCGGCACACCTTCGCGGAGACGGCTCGCGCACTGCCGGGCGCGGCCGAGGCGCTGGCCGCGTTCGCCGAGGGCGGCGACGTCGTCCAGACGCTCGTCACCGGCAACCTGCCGGAGATCTCGCGGCACAAGCTCGTCCCGTTCGGCCTGGACGAGCACCTCGACCTGGAGATCGGCGGCTACGGCACGCTGTCGGTGCACCGCCCGGACCTGGTCCCGCACGCGGTCGGCCTGGCGGCGGCCAAGCACGGCACCGAGTTCGGCGCCGACGCGGTGGTCGTCATCGGCGACACCCCTAATGACGTCAAGGCCGCGGTGGACAACGGCGCGGTCTCCGTCGCCGTGGCCACCGGGCACTTCTCCGCCGAGGAACTGAAGGCGGCGGGCGCGCACACAGTGCTGCCTGACCTGGCCGACACGGACGCGGTCCGCCAAGCGGTCTGCCGCTGA